In one Alphaproteobacteria bacterium genomic region, the following are encoded:
- a CDS encoding nucleotidyltransferase family protein, which produces MALPAPAPILAGMSRDTFLSLCLANRFNVEILRRLDVMPPGTWLTSGCLVQPVWNRNAGRAAEADIADYDLIYLDPDRSWEAEDRVIRRAADLFADLPIRVQVRNQARVPIWYREKFGIPYPPVREAQHAVLRFPSKTTAIALTRGPTGKPVLYAPFGVGNALRGRIVPNHRLNIPSVYAEKAGRWTTIWPDLVVQPW; this is translated from the coding sequence GGGACACTTTCCTCTCCCTCTGCCTGGCAAACCGGTTCAATGTCGAAATCCTGCGCCGGCTGGATGTCATGCCGCCCGGAACCTGGCTGACTTCCGGATGCCTGGTTCAGCCGGTCTGGAACCGAAACGCTGGCCGTGCGGCCGAAGCGGACATAGCGGATTACGACCTGATCTACCTGGACCCGGATCGATCCTGGGAGGCCGAAGACCGGGTCATCCGCCGCGCCGCCGACCTGTTCGCCGATCTTCCGATCCGCGTGCAGGTCCGCAATCAGGCCCGTGTCCCGATCTGGTACCGCGAGAAATTCGGCATCCCCTATCCGCCCGTTCGGGAAGCCCAGCATGCCGTACTGCGATTCCCGTCCAAAACCACGGCCATTGCCCTCACTCGCGGGCCCACGGGCAAGCCGGTTCTCTACGCCCCGTTCGGCGTCGGCAATGCCCTGCGCGGCCGGATCGTTCCGAACCACCGCCTGAACATTCCATCTGTCTATGCCGAGAAGGCGGGGCGATGGACGACAATCTGGCCCGACCTTGTCGTCCAGCCCTGGTAG
- a CDS encoding diguanylate cyclase: MQTETDELDRINLKSLLKHAHIGVVIHRLDTSIVYANPTALKLLDMNYNQVIGRDAYDPGWYFIDEYQQKIPIDAYPVKQVLNTGKPLINEMIGQYSPATREVNWFLVNAYPEVGEEFGGEGFIIVTFNEITARRHLFSYRDVIENTRDVVIVTDSDSVKAPFGPQIVFVNRAFEELTGFTAEEAIGETPRILQGRGTDEECRKRIRKALEKHQPIREVILNYTKTGKPYWLDMDIFPLRNQFGKVTHFAAIERDVTDQTYYADQLSKRNEDLRQLKHSLEELVSEKTKELRDANYSLQRMAHYDELTGIPNRRCFLDQVKKQCAMAARYERLVAIGMIDLDHFKKINDAHGHDAGDAVLNETARRLRKFFRAEDNFGRMGGEEFAFAVLVNNAEAAEGMCRRLVSGYAAEPVTVGDTEISVSMSVGVFVAPSPKPQIDIEEALKKADSALYDAKKAGRNQALRWTG, encoded by the coding sequence ATGCAAACAGAGACGGACGAGTTAGACCGGATCAATCTGAAGAGCCTGCTGAAGCACGCCCATATCGGCGTGGTCATTCACCGGCTGGATACATCCATCGTCTATGCCAATCCGACCGCGCTGAAACTGCTGGACATGAACTACAACCAGGTCATCGGCCGGGATGCCTATGACCCCGGCTGGTACTTCATCGACGAATACCAACAGAAGATTCCGATCGACGCCTATCCGGTGAAGCAGGTCCTGAACACCGGAAAACCCCTGATCAACGAGATGATCGGTCAGTACAGCCCGGCCACGCGTGAGGTAAACTGGTTCCTGGTGAACGCCTATCCGGAAGTCGGGGAGGAGTTCGGCGGCGAAGGCTTCATCATCGTCACATTCAACGAGATCACGGCGCGCCGGCATCTGTTCTCCTACCGCGACGTCATCGAAAATACCCGCGACGTCGTCATCGTAACCGACTCGGATAGCGTGAAGGCACCGTTCGGTCCCCAGATCGTCTTCGTCAACCGCGCCTTCGAGGAACTGACTGGGTTCACGGCGGAGGAGGCAATCGGCGAGACACCCAGAATCCTGCAGGGGCGGGGAACGGACGAGGAGTGCCGCAAGCGCATTCGCAAGGCCCTAGAAAAACACCAGCCGATCCGCGAGGTCATCCTGAACTATACCAAGACAGGAAAACCCTACTGGCTGGACATGGACATCTTTCCACTGCGCAATCAGTTCGGAAAGGTGACGCATTTCGCGGCGATCGAACGCGACGTCACGGACCAGACCTATTACGCCGATCAGCTTTCCAAGCGGAACGAGGATCTGCGACAGTTGAAGCACAGCCTGGAAGAACTGGTGTCGGAGAAAACGAAGGAGTTGCGCGACGCCAACTACTCGCTGCAGCGCATGGCCCATTACGATGAACTGACCGGCATTCCCAACCGCCGCTGCTTCCTGGATCAGGTGAAGAAGCAATGCGCCATGGCCGCCCGCTACGAACGGCTGGTCGCCATCGGGATGATCGACCTGGACCATTTCAAGAAGATCAACGACGCCCATGGCCACGATGCCGGGGATGCCGTCCTGAACGAGACCGCCCGGCGCCTGCGCAAATTCTTCCGTGCCGAGGACAATTTCGGTCGCATGGGGGGCGAGGAATTCGCCTTCGCGGTGCTGGTCAACAACGCCGAGGCCGCCGAAGGGATGTGCCGCCGCCTTGTGTCGGGCTACGCGGCCGAACCGGTAACGGTCGGCGATACCGAAATCTCTGTCTCAATGAGCGTCGGTGTCTTCGTGGCCCCTTCCCCGAAACCGCAGATCGATATCGAAGAGGCCCTGAAAAAGGCGGATTCGGCCTTGTATGATGCCAAGAAGGCCGGCCGGAACCAGGCCCTGCGCTGGACCGGTTGA
- a CDS encoding GntG family PLP-dependent aldolase, with product MAGSTRANDIRIELYSDTKTRPSAAMLAAMAEAATGDEQAKEDPTTLLLEERVADLLGKDAAVFLPSGTMCNQIALQIHCRPGDAVVADRTAHIIGFEGGGAGATAGANILPVDGERGVYSVAQAEAAIPPRSNRYAPRVTLIEVEQTANLGGGAVWPVDRLDALGKLARDKDCALHMDGARLMNAVAALDVPASRIAAATDSVWIDLSKGLGCPIGAVLAGSREFISEAWRVKQRMGGALRQSGYLAAAGLYALDHNVERLADDNANAKLFAEGIAGLPGIDLDPTTVHSNIVLFYVTDGARLDAPGISDALMKKGIRIGAFDKRTMRAVTHLDVTRPQVEEAVATMQALLSA from the coding sequence ATGGCCGGCAGCACGCGTGCAAACGACATCCGCATCGAACTCTACAGCGACACGAAGACCCGTCCGTCGGCCGCCATGCTGGCCGCAATGGCGGAGGCCGCGACCGGTGACGAGCAGGCGAAGGAGGACCCGACCACCCTGTTGCTGGAGGAGCGGGTGGCCGACCTGCTGGGCAAGGACGCGGCGGTGTTTCTGCCGTCGGGAACAATGTGCAATCAGATCGCCCTGCAGATTCATTGCCGCCCCGGCGATGCGGTCGTTGCGGACCGGACCGCCCATATCATCGGCTTCGAAGGCGGCGGGGCCGGGGCGACCGCGGGCGCCAACATCCTGCCGGTCGACGGAGAGCGCGGTGTCTATTCGGTGGCACAGGCGGAGGCTGCCATTCCGCCGCGCAGCAATCGCTACGCGCCCCGTGTGACCCTGATCGAGGTGGAACAGACGGCCAATCTGGGGGGCGGAGCCGTTTGGCCGGTGGACCGTCTGGATGCGCTGGGCAAACTGGCGCGGGACAAGGATTGCGCCCTTCATATGGATGGCGCACGGCTGATGAACGCGGTTGCCGCGCTGGACGTTCCGGCGTCACGGATCGCGGCGGCGACCGACAGTGTCTGGATCGACCTGTCAAAAGGGCTGGGCTGTCCGATCGGTGCGGTACTGGCCGGATCGCGGGAGTTCATTTCCGAGGCCTGGCGGGTGAAGCAACGCATGGGGGGCGCCCTGCGCCAGTCCGGTTATCTTGCCGCGGCAGGGCTTTACGCGCTGGACCACAATGTCGAGCGGCTGGCGGACGACAATGCCAATGCGAAGCTCTTCGCGGAGGGTATTGCGGGCCTGCCCGGTATCGATCTGGACCCGACAACCGTCCACAGCAACATCGTCCTGTTTTACGTGACGGACGGTGCGCGACTGGACGCTCCCGGGATATCGGATGCCCTGATGAAGAAAGGCATCCGAATCGGAGCCTTCGACAAGCGTACCATGCGGGCGGTCACCCACCTGGATGTCACCCGCCCGCAGGTGGAGGAAGCCGTCGCAACGATGCAGGCCCTGTTGTCGGCCTGA
- a CDS encoding heme-binding protein: MRSVTLAQARIIIDQALSAPRSSPERRLAVAVCDAGGHLLAFEREGGAPPLLGHIAQAKAQTCIAYGKSTAALMDMAEQWPTWFEGISRVSMERMGMPLIATRGGVFIRDTDGSVMGAVGVAGEAGEYDEANAVAGIRSAGLAVDPE; this comes from the coding sequence ATGCGGTCCGTCACGCTGGCACAGGCGCGGATCATTATCGATCAGGCGCTTTCCGCCCCACGATCTTCGCCGGAACGTCGACTGGCCGTTGCCGTCTGTGATGCGGGCGGACATCTGCTGGCGTTCGAACGGGAAGGCGGTGCGCCACCGTTGCTGGGCCATATTGCCCAGGCCAAGGCACAGACCTGCATCGCCTATGGCAAATCGACCGCCGCCTTGATGGACATGGCAGAGCAGTGGCCAACATGGTTCGAAGGCATCAGCCGGGTCTCGATGGAACGCATGGGAATGCCGCTGATCGCGACCCGCGGCGGTGTGTTCATTCGCGATACCGACGGTTCCGTGATGGGGGCCGTGGGCGTGGCGGGTGAGGCCGGAGAATACGATGAAGCCAATGCCGTGGCCGGCATCCGGTCTGCGGGACTGGCCGTCGATCCTGAGTAG
- a CDS encoding VOC family protein: MLGPIDTVRLFTVNLERSLEFYRDKLGMTPAVSDEGVAIFDTGSAKLMLEALEPGSEEAEDLAGRFTGLSFAVQDIRAAFAELEGKGVPFDGRPEIQPWGGALAHFFDPDGNVLTLVQYPLPD, translated from the coding sequence ATGTTGGGACCGATCGACACGGTGCGCCTGTTCACCGTCAATCTGGAAAGATCCCTGGAGTTCTATCGGGACAAGCTGGGCATGACGCCCGCCGTTTCGGACGAAGGCGTCGCGATCTTCGACACGGGATCTGCAAAGCTGATGCTGGAGGCGCTGGAACCGGGCAGCGAGGAAGCCGAAGATCTGGCCGGCCGTTTCACCGGCCTGTCCTTTGCCGTTCAGGATATCCGGGCGGCATTTGCCGAACTGGAAGGCAAGGGCGTGCCCTTTGACGGGCGCCCGGAAATTCAACCCTGGGGCGGTGCGCTGGCGCATTTCTTTGACCCGGACGGCAACGTTCTGACCCTCGTGCAGTATCCGCTGCCGGACTGA